From Microbacterium croceum, a single genomic window includes:
- a CDS encoding DUF4233 domain-containing protein, producing the protein MSADATPARAPRPPRTLVQKLAPIVLGFEAIVVFLAGLTVFGLKALPAGVEQWWGIVGGAVLALACIATAGMAAKPWAITAGWVIQVILALAAILVPAILLVVVIFGGMWAYATIGGARLDARRPAEPSTETQTESE; encoded by the coding sequence ATGAGCGCCGATGCGACCCCCGCCCGGGCTCCCCGTCCGCCGCGCACGCTCGTGCAGAAGCTGGCGCCGATCGTCCTCGGCTTCGAGGCGATCGTCGTGTTCCTCGCCGGTCTCACGGTGTTCGGGCTCAAGGCATTGCCTGCGGGCGTCGAGCAGTGGTGGGGGATCGTGGGCGGTGCCGTGCTGGCACTCGCCTGCATCGCCACCGCCGGAATGGCGGCGAAGCCCTGGGCGATCACGGCAGGATGGGTGATCCAGGTGATCCTCGCCCTCGCCGCGATCCTTGTTCCCGCAATCCTGCTCGTCGTCGTGATTTTCGGCGGCATGTGGGCGTATGCGACCATCGGAGGGGCCCGATTGGACGCACGACGTCCCGCCGAGCCCTCGACAGAGACTCAGACAGAGAGTGAATGA
- a CDS encoding bifunctional folylpolyglutamate synthase/dihydrofolate synthase — protein sequence MTDKDRADAVYETLLSRSGERWVQPRKERTARILAYLDDPQRTYRVVHITGTNGKTSTARMIESLLRAHELRTGLFTSPHLERFTERILIDGEPIADAAFADAWDEIEPFVGIVDAELEADGEEPLTFFELLTVLAFVAVADAPVDVLVLEVGMGGEWDSTNTADGDVAVFAPIDIDHADRLGDTITEIAQVKAGIIKEGAAVVSAQQPAEAAEVLRRVAAERHATIAFEGEEFGLTDQKLAVGGQLISIRGLAGEYSEEYLPLYGAHQGHNAALAVAAVESLIGGATQRIGADIISDGLQGTTSPGRLQLLGIAPTVVVDAAHNPHGAHALAQALDDSFDFDEWGLVLGILSDKDAAGIVAQLAPGVAHVFATAPDSDRASEADAIADLVEQTGRRATVHHTLAEAADAAREWAASSDRRAVVIAGSVVLAGEAIALSEEEDWKSGWRA from the coding sequence ATGACCGACAAGGACAGGGCGGATGCCGTCTACGAGACTCTCCTGAGCCGCTCGGGGGAGCGCTGGGTGCAGCCGCGCAAGGAGCGCACCGCGCGAATCCTGGCGTACCTGGACGACCCGCAGCGCACCTACCGCGTCGTGCACATCACCGGCACGAACGGCAAGACCTCCACCGCGCGCATGATCGAGAGCCTGCTGCGGGCGCACGAGCTGCGCACCGGACTGTTCACGAGCCCGCACCTGGAGCGCTTCACCGAGCGCATCCTGATCGACGGCGAGCCGATCGCCGATGCGGCGTTCGCCGACGCCTGGGACGAGATCGAACCGTTCGTCGGGATCGTCGACGCCGAGCTGGAGGCCGACGGCGAAGAACCGCTGACGTTCTTCGAGCTGCTGACCGTGCTCGCCTTCGTCGCGGTCGCGGACGCGCCCGTGGACGTGCTGGTGCTCGAAGTCGGCATGGGCGGGGAGTGGGACTCCACGAACACCGCCGATGGCGACGTCGCGGTGTTCGCGCCGATCGACATCGACCACGCGGATCGCCTGGGCGACACGATCACCGAGATCGCGCAGGTCAAGGCCGGGATCATCAAGGAGGGGGCGGCGGTCGTCTCTGCTCAGCAGCCCGCAGAGGCCGCAGAGGTGCTGCGCCGCGTCGCCGCCGAGCGCCACGCGACCATCGCGTTCGAGGGCGAGGAGTTCGGCCTCACGGATCAGAAGCTCGCCGTCGGCGGCCAGCTCATCTCGATCCGCGGACTCGCGGGTGAGTACTCCGAGGAGTACCTGCCGCTGTACGGCGCGCACCAGGGCCACAACGCGGCACTCGCGGTGGCCGCGGTCGAGTCCCTCATCGGCGGTGCCACGCAGCGCATCGGGGCAGACATCATCTCGGACGGCCTGCAGGGGACGACCTCGCCTGGTCGTCTGCAGCTGCTCGGCATCGCCCCCACGGTGGTCGTCGATGCCGCCCACAACCCGCACGGCGCGCATGCGCTGGCGCAGGCGCTGGACGACAGCTTCGACTTCGACGAGTGGGGTCTGGTGCTGGGCATCCTGAGCGACAAGGACGCGGCGGGCATCGTCGCGCAGCTTGCGCCCGGCGTCGCGCACGTGTTCGCCACGGCTCCCGACTCCGACCGGGCGAGCGAAGCGGATGCCATCGCCGACCTCGTCGAGCAGACCGGCCGGCGCGCCACCGTGCACCACACGCTGGCCGAGGCAGCAGATGCCGCCCGGGAGTGGGCCGCATCGTCCGACCGCCGCGCGGTCGTGATCGCCGGATCCGTCGTGCTCGCCGGTGAGGCCATCGCGCTGTCGGAGGAAGAGGACTGGAAATCGGGGTGGCGCGCATGA
- the ileS gene encoding isoleucine--tRNA ligase: MTYPRPSTSSGTSSFGPAAASVAPSPRFPQIEEEVLAFWEKDDTFRASIAQREGSPEWVFYDGPPFANGLPHYGHLLTGYAKDVFPRFQTMTGHKVDRVFGWDTHGLPAELEAMKQLGITEKSEIEAMGIDVFNAKAKDSVLAYTREWQDYVTRQARWVDFERGYKTLDLGYMESVLWAFKTLYDKGLAYEGYRVLPYCWRDETPLSAHELRMDDDVYQMRQDPSVTVTFPLTGAKAEALGLTGVRALAWTTTPWTLPTNLALAVGPEIEYVVLPAGPNGAADVHQAAGTTDAAVEASAHRYLLARELLGGYSKDLGYESVDDALAAVDATVRGAELQDVTYDRLFDYYADEETYGTENAWRILVDDYVTVSDGTGIVHQAPAYGEDDQRVAGAAGIPTILSLDDGGRFLPNVTDVAGELWMDANTPLVRLIRDSGRLVRLQSYEHSYPHCWRCRNPLIYKAVSSWFIRVTDIKDDMLANNEQITWVPENVKHGQFGKWLEGARDWSISRNRYWGSPIPIWKSDDPEYPRVDAYGSLEDLERDFGTLPRNPEGEIDLHRPYIDDLTRPNPDDPTGKSTMRRIEDVFDVWFDSGSMPYAQVHYPFENQEWFDSHAPADFIVEYIGQTRGWFYVMHVLSTALFDRPAFTGVSCHGIVLGSDGYKMSKSLRNYPDVSEVLDRDGSDAMRWFLMSSSVLRGGNLAVTEEGIRSGVREFLLPLWNSWYFFATYANASDPSTSSGTQPSGGYEAEWRTDSTDVLDRYILARLGDLVRDVRADLEGLDSTTAAARLRDFAEVLTNWYIRRSRDRFWVGVTDDPKSREAFDTLYTVLETLTRVAAPLVPLISERVWQGLTGGRSVHLTDWPDDEQFPAADEIRDAMDAVRELSSVGNALRKKEKLRVRLPLARFTVVSPLAASLGQFEDILREELNVKSVELVTLADDTAVSYGIDHRLSVNARAAGPRLGKNVQTVIKAAKAGDWSETAGVVTAGGIALEPSEYELVLETTGRPEGEALAIVPTGGFVLLDTQTTPELEAEGLARDVIRAVQETRKNADFDVSDRIRLDLRFASDEDADAVSAAFEIAEVAGETLALEHSLLRGDAELPFAEFTAVIPKGTYANREDFTIAVSRIGADA; the protein is encoded by the coding sequence ATGACCTACCCCCGCCCTTCGACCAGCTCAGGGACCTCTTCCTTCGGCCCCGCCGCTGCCTCCGTCGCGCCCAGCCCCCGCTTCCCGCAGATCGAGGAGGAGGTGCTCGCCTTCTGGGAGAAGGACGACACCTTCCGCGCCTCGATCGCGCAGCGCGAGGGCTCGCCCGAGTGGGTGTTCTACGACGGCCCGCCGTTCGCCAACGGCCTGCCCCACTACGGTCACCTGCTCACCGGCTACGCCAAGGACGTGTTCCCGCGGTTCCAGACCATGACCGGTCACAAGGTCGACCGGGTCTTCGGCTGGGACACCCACGGGCTCCCGGCCGAGCTCGAGGCGATGAAGCAGCTCGGGATCACCGAGAAGAGCGAGATCGAGGCCATGGGCATCGACGTCTTCAACGCGAAGGCCAAGGACTCGGTCCTCGCCTACACGCGTGAGTGGCAGGACTACGTCACCCGTCAGGCGCGCTGGGTCGATTTCGAGCGCGGCTACAAGACACTCGACCTCGGATACATGGAGAGCGTGCTCTGGGCCTTCAAGACCCTCTACGACAAGGGCCTCGCCTACGAGGGATACCGTGTGCTCCCGTACTGCTGGCGCGACGAGACCCCGCTGTCCGCGCACGAGCTGCGCATGGATGACGACGTCTACCAGATGCGCCAGGACCCGTCCGTCACCGTGACCTTCCCGCTCACCGGCGCCAAGGCCGAGGCCCTCGGCCTCACCGGAGTGCGCGCGCTCGCCTGGACGACCACCCCGTGGACCCTTCCCACCAACCTCGCGCTCGCCGTGGGTCCGGAGATCGAATACGTGGTGCTGCCGGCCGGTCCGAACGGCGCGGCCGACGTGCATCAGGCCGCCGGGACGACGGATGCCGCGGTCGAGGCCTCGGCGCACCGCTACCTGCTCGCACGCGAACTGCTCGGCGGATACTCCAAGGATCTCGGCTACGAGAGCGTCGATGACGCGCTCGCCGCGGTGGATGCGACGGTCCGCGGCGCGGAGCTGCAGGACGTGACCTACGACCGTCTGTTCGACTACTACGCCGACGAAGAGACCTACGGCACCGAGAACGCCTGGCGCATCCTGGTCGACGACTACGTCACGGTCAGCGACGGCACCGGCATCGTGCACCAGGCACCGGCGTACGGTGAGGATGACCAGCGCGTCGCCGGTGCCGCCGGCATCCCCACGATCCTCTCGCTCGACGACGGCGGGCGGTTCCTCCCGAACGTCACAGACGTCGCCGGCGAGCTCTGGATGGACGCGAACACTCCGCTCGTGCGTCTCATCCGCGATAGCGGACGCCTGGTCCGTCTGCAGAGCTACGAGCACTCGTACCCGCACTGCTGGCGCTGCCGTAACCCCCTGATCTACAAGGCCGTGTCGAGCTGGTTCATCCGTGTGACGGACATCAAGGACGACATGCTCGCGAACAACGAGCAGATCACCTGGGTGCCGGAGAACGTCAAGCACGGGCAGTTCGGCAAATGGCTCGAGGGCGCACGCGACTGGTCGATCAGCCGCAACCGCTACTGGGGCTCGCCGATCCCGATCTGGAAGAGCGACGACCCGGAGTACCCGCGCGTCGATGCCTACGGGTCGCTGGAGGACCTCGAGCGCGACTTCGGGACGCTGCCGCGCAACCCGGAGGGCGAGATCGACCTGCACCGGCCGTACATCGACGACCTCACCCGTCCGAACCCCGACGACCCCACCGGCAAGAGCACGATGCGCCGCATCGAAGACGTCTTCGACGTGTGGTTCGACTCGGGTTCGATGCCCTACGCGCAGGTGCATTATCCGTTCGAGAACCAGGAATGGTTCGATTCTCACGCTCCTGCGGACTTCATCGTCGAGTACATCGGGCAGACGCGCGGCTGGTTCTACGTCATGCACGTGCTGTCGACCGCGCTCTTCGACCGCCCCGCCTTCACGGGCGTGAGCTGCCACGGCATCGTGCTCGGCAGCGACGGCTACAAGATGTCCAAGTCGCTCCGCAACTACCCGGATGTGTCGGAGGTGCTCGACCGAGACGGCTCCGACGCGATGCGCTGGTTCCTGATGTCGAGCTCCGTGCTGCGTGGCGGAAACCTGGCGGTGACCGAGGAAGGGATCCGGTCCGGTGTGCGGGAGTTCCTGCTGCCGCTGTGGAACTCCTGGTACTTCTTCGCGACGTATGCGAACGCTTCGGATCCTTCGACAAGCTCAGGGACCCAGCCCAGCGGCGGGTATGAAGCCGAGTGGCGCACGGACTCGACCGACGTGCTCGACCGTTACATCCTCGCCCGACTCGGCGATCTGGTGCGCGATGTGCGCGCCGACCTCGAAGGTCTCGACTCGACCACCGCGGCCGCGCGGCTGCGCGACTTCGCCGAGGTGCTGACGAACTGGTACATCCGTCGCTCGCGCGATCGGTTCTGGGTCGGCGTGACCGACGATCCGAAGAGCCGGGAGGCGTTCGACACGCTCTACACGGTGCTCGAGACGCTGACGCGTGTCGCCGCGCCGCTGGTGCCGCTGATCAGCGAGCGCGTCTGGCAGGGCCTCACCGGTGGCCGCAGCGTGCACCTGACGGATTGGCCGGATGACGAGCAGTTCCCCGCAGCCGACGAGATCCGCGACGCGATGGATGCCGTGCGCGAGCTGTCGAGCGTCGGCAACGCGCTGCGCAAGAAGGAGAAGCTGCGCGTGCGGCTTCCCCTCGCACGGTTCACGGTCGTCTCTCCGCTCGCGGCCTCGCTCGGACAGTTCGAGGACATCCTCCGCGAGGAGCTCAACGTGAAGTCCGTCGAGCTCGTAACGCTCGCCGACGACACAGCGGTGTCCTACGGCATCGACCACCGTCTGAGCGTCAACGCCCGCGCGGCCGGTCCGCGTCTGGGCAAGAACGTGCAGACCGTCATCAAGGCGGCGAAGGCCGGGGACTGGTCCGAGACCGCTGGTGTGGTCACGGCCGGAGGCATCGCGCTGGAGCCGTCGGAGTACGAGCTGGTGCTCGAGACGACCGGTCGCCCGGAGGGAGAGGCTCTCGCCATCGTGCCGACGGGCGGCTTCGTGCTGCTGGACACGCAGACCACGCCGGAGCTCGAGGCCGAGGGCCTTGCGCGCGACGTCATCCGCGCCGTGCAGGAGACCCGCAAGAACGCGGACTTCGACGTGAGCGACCGCATCCGTCTGGACCTGCGCTTCGCGAGCGATGAGGATGCGGACGCCGTCTCGGCCGCGTTCGAGATCGCCGAGGTCGCGGGGGAGACGCTCGCTCTGGAGCACTCGCTGCTGCGCGGCGACGCGGAGCTGCCCTTCGCCGAGTTCACGGCGGTGATCCCGAAGGGTACGTACGCCAACCGCGAGGACTTCACGATCGCCGTCAGCCGGATCGGAGCAGACGCATGA
- a CDS encoding pentapeptide repeat-containing protein, which yields MARTESPAEPRVSPPDLPEEFTPAAPARNADLIAATLDVSGTVDLAYASLEQCRMTADADAVDLTGGTILDVELTDARIASLRLRGAGVRRLRIVGGRIGTLDLSTARISELELTGVRIDYLNLGAARATDVEISDCRLRLLDIPQAELTRVRFTRTTCDEIDPRGMRATDVDLRGLDALSFLDANSLRGTTLTEFQVQQLAPVIAAGLGIQIKG from the coding sequence ATGGCCCGCACCGAATCCCCCGCCGAGCCGCGGGTCTCACCACCCGATCTGCCCGAGGAGTTCACCCCGGCCGCCCCGGCCCGCAACGCCGACCTCATCGCGGCGACGCTCGATGTCAGCGGCACAGTCGACCTCGCCTATGCGTCGCTCGAACAGTGTCGGATGACGGCGGATGCCGATGCCGTCGACCTGACCGGCGGCACGATCCTCGACGTCGAACTCACCGACGCACGCATCGCCTCGCTGCGTCTGCGCGGCGCCGGTGTGCGTCGACTGCGCATCGTGGGCGGACGCATCGGTACCCTGGATCTGAGCACGGCGCGCATCTCGGAGCTCGAGCTGACGGGTGTCCGCATCGACTACCTCAACCTCGGAGCAGCGCGCGCGACAGACGTCGAGATCTCGGACTGCCGCCTCCGCCTGCTCGACATCCCCCAGGCCGAGCTCACCCGCGTGCGCTTCACCCGCACCACGTGCGACGAGATCGATCCGCGCGGCATGCGCGCCACCGACGTCGACCTGCGCGGCCTCGACGCCCTCTCGTTCCTCGACGCGAACAGCCTCCGCGGCACCACGCTCACGGAGTTCCAGGTGCAGCAGCTGGCTCCCGTGATCGCGGCCGGTCTCGGCATCCAGATCAAGGGCTGA
- a CDS encoding ATP-binding cassette domain-containing protein: MSGMAPPVLDVQNLRIRFAAAPVVDGVSFTVSAGECVAIVGESGAGKSLTARALLGLTPSGASVDADRLDVGGVDVRGWKDPAWRRIRGAQIALVSQDALVALDPLQRIGTEIAEPLRLHPAALDGAVIGDRVQALLRRVWMPEPERRVRQYPHELSGGLRQRALIASALAAMPAVLVADEPTTALDATVQAHILDLLREIADAGTAVVFVSHDFAAVRRLADRVLVMRRGEVVESGAVADVLESPQHPYTRELIAATIHEPRVPDAAADAAAVLTASAVSKAFAGVPAVVDASFIVPRGRTLGIVGESGSGKTTLARMVVGVEHADQGEVRWEPGHRVQLVHQNPLGAFDPRWSVGRSLREALAAGGVPRGERPRRVEELLAEVDLESGLAARRPAALSGGQRQRAAIARALAADPDVLVLDEPVSALDPSVRERVLQLLLRLQRERRLTMIFVSHDLDVVRAVADEVLVMQDGRIVEQGSIADVFDAPQHSFTRELLAASGVR; this comes from the coding sequence CTCCTGTCGTGGACGGAGTCTCGTTCACGGTGTCTGCCGGTGAGTGCGTCGCGATCGTCGGAGAGTCCGGGGCGGGCAAGTCGTTGACAGCGCGCGCCCTGCTCGGGCTCACGCCGTCGGGTGCGAGCGTGGATGCCGACCGTCTGGATGTCGGGGGAGTCGATGTGCGCGGGTGGAAGGACCCCGCCTGGCGACGCATCCGGGGCGCGCAGATCGCCTTGGTATCGCAAGACGCCCTCGTCGCGCTCGATCCGCTGCAACGGATCGGAACCGAGATCGCGGAGCCGCTGCGGCTGCATCCAGCCGCTCTGGACGGTGCGGTGATCGGTGACCGCGTGCAGGCGCTGCTGCGGCGCGTCTGGATGCCGGAGCCGGAGCGCCGAGTGCGGCAGTATCCGCATGAGCTGTCCGGGGGGCTCCGCCAGCGCGCGCTGATCGCCTCGGCGCTCGCGGCGATGCCTGCCGTGCTGGTCGCGGATGAGCCCACGACCGCGCTCGATGCGACCGTGCAGGCGCATATCCTCGACCTGCTGCGTGAGATCGCGGATGCCGGGACCGCTGTCGTGTTCGTGAGTCACGACTTCGCAGCTGTGCGGCGCCTCGCGGACCGGGTGCTGGTGATGCGACGGGGCGAGGTCGTGGAGTCCGGTGCGGTGGCGGACGTCCTCGAGTCGCCGCAGCATCCGTATACGCGGGAGCTCATCGCGGCCACGATCCACGAGCCGCGCGTGCCGGATGCTGCGGCCGACGCAGCGGCCGTGTTGACTGCGTCCGCGGTGTCGAAGGCGTTCGCGGGTGTCCCGGCCGTGGTCGATGCCTCATTCATCGTTCCACGCGGTCGCACACTGGGCATCGTGGGGGAGTCCGGCTCGGGTAAGACGACCCTGGCGCGCATGGTCGTGGGGGTCGAGCACGCCGATCAGGGTGAGGTGCGCTGGGAGCCCGGCCACCGCGTGCAGCTCGTGCATCAGAACCCCCTCGGCGCCTTCGACCCGCGCTGGTCGGTCGGTCGCTCTCTGCGGGAGGCGCTCGCCGCAGGAGGTGTGCCGCGGGGGGAGCGGCCGCGCCGGGTCGAGGAGCTACTCGCCGAGGTCGACCTCGAGTCGGGGCTCGCCGCACGGCGTCCGGCCGCGCTGTCGGGAGGTCAGCGGCAGCGTGCGGCGATCGCACGGGCGCTGGCCGCGGATCCGGACGTGCTGGTGCTGGACGAGCCGGTGTCCGCGCTGGACCCATCGGTGCGCGAGCGGGTGCTGCAGCTGCTGCTGCGTCTGCAGCGCGAGCGCCGGCTCACGATGATCTTCGTCTCGCACGACCTCGACGTGGTGCGCGCCGTCGCCGATGAGGTGCTCGTGATGCAGGACGGGCGCATCGTCGAGCAGGGCAGCATCGCGGACGTGTTCGACGCGCCGCAGCACTCGTTCACCCGAGAGCTGCTCGCCGCGAGTGGGGTGCGCTGA